A window from uncultured Desulfobacter sp. encodes these proteins:
- a CDS encoding prolipoprotein diacylglyceryl transferase family protein, translating to MAAIFFVVGLGLLIGTVLRWGFKTLPKEKWQMVAAFPLEKTDQGQWRGMNLTWYGLLSANAYTFGVIIVVILAASAGVSISVLVLLTVLLLAVTIPASKVVARIVEKKKATLTIGGAVFAGVVTAPWIIMVVNATLGAIFEFHVPVAVMMAVLSIGYTFGESLGRLACLSFGCCYGKPLSQCSERIRKLFEHFNVVFTGETKKAAYASGLDGEALIPIQIITSVIYVASGLAGTLLFLNGFAGAALVETLVVTQVWRVVSEFFRADFRGERKFSMYQIMALAAIVYTIVLLAFFPDLEVSISLDKGFKALWHPGMILFFQAVWIVSFLHSGRSTVTGSEISFHVVKDNI from the coding sequence ATGGCGGCCATTTTTTTTGTTGTTGGGCTGGGGCTGTTGATCGGCACTGTATTGAGATGGGGATTTAAAACCTTGCCCAAAGAAAAGTGGCAGATGGTGGCGGCCTTTCCCTTGGAAAAGACGGACCAGGGCCAGTGGCGGGGGATGAACCTGACCTGGTATGGGCTGTTGTCTGCCAATGCATATACCTTTGGCGTGATTATAGTTGTCATTTTGGCCGCATCGGCCGGGGTGTCCATTTCTGTTCTGGTGCTGCTGACCGTTTTGCTGCTGGCTGTGACCATTCCGGCGTCAAAGGTGGTTGCACGGATTGTTGAAAAGAAAAAAGCAACCCTGACTATTGGCGGGGCCGTGTTTGCCGGTGTTGTGACCGCACCCTGGATTATTATGGTGGTGAATGCCACCTTGGGGGCGATCTTTGAATTTCATGTGCCCGTTGCTGTGATGATGGCTGTTTTGAGCATTGGATATACCTTTGGGGAATCTTTGGGGCGCCTTGCCTGTTTAAGTTTCGGGTGCTGCTATGGCAAGCCGTTGAGCCAGTGTTCCGAGCGCATCCGTAAATTATTTGAACATTTTAATGTGGTCTTTACCGGGGAGACTAAAAAGGCGGCCTATGCGTCGGGGCTGGACGGTGAAGCATTGATTCCCATCCAGATCATCACCTCCGTAATTTATGTCGCATCCGGCCTTGCCGGAACCTTGCTGTTTCTCAACGGGTTTGCCGGGGCAGCCCTTGTGGAGACCCTTGTGGTGACCCAGGTTTGGCGGGTGGTATCTGAATTTTTCCGGGCCGATTTCAGAGGAGAACGCAAATTTTCCATGTATCAGATCATGGCCCTGGCAGCCATCGTTTATACCATTGTACTGCTGGCCTTTTTTCCTGATCTCGAGGTGAGCATTTCCCTGGATAAAGGATTTAAAGCGTTGTGGCATCCGGGCATGATTCTTTTTTTCCAGGCGGTCTGGATTGTCTCTTTTCTTCATTCCGGCCGCAGCACGGTTACGGGGTCGGAAATTTCCTTCCACGTGGTTAAAGACAACATTTAA
- a CDS encoding phosphatidylserine decarboxylase, translated as MKHQYIDRKTRQVRTENLKADSVINAVYSPIRENSSFLFQLMISARMSSLIGAVSYDWPFFKPPADTRRFLAAQGIDLSEVAGDPAELDTLRKVFERKIRYEHLRPMPEDADAVVSPADSRLLVGSFSEGSAIFIKGKFFDFSELIGRDKPHWLDAFDQGGFAVTRLTPDKYHYNHTPVAGTVLDIYEIDGHFHSCNPGAVVREVTPYSKNRRVVTIIDTDVPGGTGCGLVCMVEVVAMMIGKIVQCYSRKGYENPQAVMPGLFMKKGYPKSLYRPGSSTTIVIFQKQRIRFSKDLLENQMRTDVSSRFSVGFGRPLVETEVSVRSGIGRACTCNETATLGDL; from the coding sequence ATGAAACATCAATATATAGATCGTAAGACCAGACAGGTGAGAACCGAAAACCTGAAGGCAGATTCCGTCATCAACGCCGTTTATTCGCCGATTCGAGAGAATTCTTCCTTTTTGTTTCAATTGATGATCTCGGCACGGATGTCCAGTCTGATCGGGGCCGTTTCCTATGACTGGCCTTTTTTTAAGCCACCCGCTGATACCAGACGTTTTTTGGCTGCCCAGGGCATTGATTTAAGCGAGGTGGCAGGAGACCCCGCCGAACTTGATACCCTTCGAAAAGTGTTTGAACGCAAAATTCGCTATGAACATCTTCGCCCCATGCCCGAAGATGCTGATGCCGTTGTTTCTCCGGCAGATTCGCGTCTTCTGGTGGGGAGCTTTTCAGAAGGTTCAGCCATTTTTATCAAAGGCAAATTTTTTGATTTTTCAGAGCTGATCGGCCGGGATAAACCCCATTGGCTGGATGCCTTTGACCAGGGCGGTTTTGCCGTGACCCGGTTAACCCCGGATAAATACCATTATAACCATACGCCCGTAGCCGGAACGGTATTGGACATTTATGAGATCGACGGGCATTTTCATTCCTGCAACCCCGGGGCTGTGGTCCGGGAGGTGACACCCTATTCCAAAAACCGGCGGGTGGTCACCATCATTGATACCGATGTGCCGGGCGGCACAGGATGCGGTCTTGTGTGCATGGTGGAAGTGGTGGCCATGATGATCGGAAAAATTGTCCAGTGTTATAGCCGCAAGGGATATGAAAATCCCCAGGCGGTCATGCCCGGACTTTTCATGAAAAAAGGATACCCCAAAAGCCTGTATCGTCCAGGGTCTTCCACAACCATTGTGATATTTCAAAAACAGCGCATTCGGTTTTCCAAGGACTTGCTTGAAAACCAGATGCGCACTGATGTGAGCAGTCGTTTCAGTGTGGGCTTTGGCAGACCCCTTGTGGAGACCGAGGTCTCCGTGCGTTCGGGTATCGGCCGTGCCTGCACCTGTAATGAAACTGCAACTTTGGGAGATTTGTAA
- the arfB gene encoding alternative ribosome rescue aminoacyl-tRNA hydrolase ArfB: MDISDHISIPDTSIEFCPIRSRGPGGQNVNKVSSGVHIRFDIHASDFSDDIKAKLLSLKDKRITREGIVVIKAMTYRSAAKNRENGLERLAELIESACRPIKKRKPTRPTKASKTRRLDSKTRRSKIKALRKRVDL; encoded by the coding sequence TTGGACATATCCGATCATATCTCCATCCCGGATACCAGCATTGAGTTTTGTCCCATCCGGTCCCGGGGACCCGGCGGCCAGAATGTGAACAAAGTCTCTTCGGGGGTTCATATCCGTTTTGATATTCACGCCTCGGACTTTTCCGATGACATTAAGGCAAAGCTGTTGTCCCTCAAGGACAAACGTATTACCCGGGAGGGGATTGTGGTGATCAAGGCCATGACCTATAGAAGCGCCGCAAAAAACCGCGAGAACGGATTGGAACGGCTTGCCGAATTGATCGAAAGCGCCTGCCGGCCTATAAAAAAAAGAAAACCCACCCGGCCTACCAAAGCCTCGAAAACCAGACGCCTTGATTCAAAAACCCGGCGCAGCAAAATCAAAGCATTGAGAAAACGGGTAGATCTATAG
- a CDS encoding cytidylate kinase-like family protein, which yields MTQESNIKYKPGDYGKKRLSAATWADIHVKNWNQATEKRSPKKPVDGMFPCICFSRQIGVGALNIADLLAERLPFRVVDREIIEFMAQEKELSQKAVEYFDERYPGIMSELFTMLISEKTFLKSDYARQLAKTVTTLAGMEPTIFVGRGTHLILPRNNVLAVRFIAGNEYRISRLSALLDISWEQAESRIKTMDKEQKAFFKSVYQKDGDDPDDFDLVINLRHLKDETQAAEIVACAFKQKLGAI from the coding sequence ATGACACAAGAATCCAACATAAAATATAAACCCGGGGATTACGGTAAAAAAAGACTGAGCGCGGCTACATGGGCGGACATCCATGTAAAAAATTGGAACCAGGCAACTGAAAAAAGATCCCCAAAAAAGCCGGTGGACGGTATGTTTCCCTGCATCTGCTTCTCCCGGCAAATCGGGGTCGGTGCCCTTAACATCGCGGATCTTTTGGCTGAACGGCTGCCGTTCCGGGTGGTTGACCGGGAAATTATCGAGTTTATGGCCCAAGAAAAAGAGCTGTCCCAAAAAGCCGTTGAATATTTTGATGAACGCTACCCCGGCATCATGAGTGAATTATTCACCATGCTCATCAGCGAAAAGACCTTTTTAAAAAGCGACTACGCAAGGCAGCTTGCAAAAACCGTCACCACACTGGCAGGTATGGAGCCCACCATCTTTGTGGGAAGGGGTACCCACCTGATCTTACCCCGGAACAATGTTCTGGCCGTCAGATTCATTGCCGGCAATGAATACCGGATTTCAAGGCTGTCAGCGTTGCTTGATATCTCCTGGGAACAGGCGGAAAGCCGCATAAAGACCATGGATAAAGAACAAAAAGCCTTTTTTAAAAGTGTATATCAAAAAGATGGGGACGATCCGGATGATTTCGATTTGGTCATCAACCTGAGACACCTTAAGGATGAAACCCAGGCCGCGGAAATTGTTGCCTGTGCTTTTAAACAGAAACTTGGCGCTATATAA
- a CDS encoding Nramp family divalent metal transporter, with the protein MADLADLKDNQSRSTGKEISFKSIISALGPAWIISAVAAGPGTTLSVAKAGGTYGYDFLWVIVLSVVLAFVCQYMAAKTALIGGRGIVSIVQDKWGSVPAWFVTLDALVVIWLCNVVLLKVLVAVTEYVTGLTVPWWGILFTVAFYLLVAHGGYKILEMVCKIIVSLLVVCFIGTLFIAKPDLGMAVKGLWPDFSHFGKAEILMMTAIMGGSIHVTILSMQTYTVHEKGWGVSDLGKARFDTALSLLGAFGLYCTAIYLTGACVLHPAGIHVNTLFEMADAITPLLGPYAHGFFCLGIWCAVFSTIMPTFIAAAYVLGDKMKWEMQPQSDRYRLTILAGCLIALPGAFLSGRPVNLLLIMLALSFLGTPLFVGIFLWLLNDRDWAKQYKNGLVLNIAGGCALLVTLFLGIKWVWGL; encoded by the coding sequence ATGGCAGATTTAGCAGATTTAAAAGACAATCAGAGTCGTTCAACCGGGAAAGAGATCTCTTTTAAAAGCATTATATCAGCGCTGGGACCGGCCTGGATCATCAGTGCCGTGGCCGCAGGACCCGGCACCACCCTAAGTGTTGCCAAGGCCGGCGGCACCTATGGGTATGATTTTTTATGGGTGATCGTGCTCAGTGTGGTTCTGGCATTTGTCTGCCAGTACATGGCAGCCAAGACGGCACTCATCGGGGGGCGGGGCATTGTCTCCATTGTGCAGGATAAATGGGGCAGTGTGCCGGCCTGGTTTGTGACCCTGGACGCCCTGGTTGTCATCTGGCTTTGCAATGTGGTGCTTTTAAAAGTACTGGTGGCAGTGACCGAATATGTGACCGGTCTAACCGTGCCCTGGTGGGGCATTTTGTTCACCGTTGCCTTTTATCTGCTGGTGGCCCACGGCGGTTACAAAATTCTTGAGATGGTGTGCAAGATCATTGTCTCTTTGCTGGTGGTCTGTTTCATCGGCACCCTGTTTATTGCAAAGCCGGATCTGGGCATGGCTGTTAAAGGGCTTTGGCCAGATTTTTCCCATTTCGGCAAAGCTGAAATTTTGATGATGACCGCCATCATGGGCGGTTCCATCCATGTGACCATCCTGTCCATGCAGACCTATACCGTGCATGAAAAAGGGTGGGGGGTCTCGGATCTGGGTAAGGCCCGTTTTGATACGGCCCTTTCGCTTCTTGGGGCATTCGGGCTTTATTGCACGGCCATCTATCTGACCGGAGCCTGTGTGCTTCACCCGGCAGGTATCCATGTAAATACCCTCTTTGAAATGGCCGATGCCATCACTCCGCTGTTAGGTCCCTATGCCCATGGTTTTTTCTGTCTGGGGATCTGGTGTGCCGTGTTTTCAACGATTATGCCCACTTTTATTGCGGCAGCCTACGTGCTTGGGGATAAAATGAAGTGGGAGATGCAGCCCCAAAGCGACCGGTACCGGCTGACGATTCTGGCGGGGTGTCTTATTGCCCTTCCCGGTGCCTTTCTCTCCGGCAGGCCGGTGAATCTTTTATTGATCATGCTGGCCCTGTCATTTCTGGGCACACCGCTTTTCGTTGGGATATTTTTATGGCTGCTCAATGATCGGGACTGGGCCAAGCAATACAAAAACGGTCTGGTGCTGAATATCGCCGGGGGCTGTGCCCTGCTGGTGACTTTGTTTTTAGGGATAAAGTGGGTCTGGGGGCTTTAG
- the thiM gene encoding hydroxyethylthiazole kinase — MHAHDLAETTYELFAALRDTRPLVHVVTNFVVMNQTANVLLALGASPMMSWAEDDAAYMSGVSDALCINTGTPVPDRISVMKSLMAFAADAGKPVVLDPVGAGAGPLRTDIARELCELAPAKIIRGNPSEICALAAGHSSTKGVDSGISPEQARAILTGHGRPDRDADELPSGAGALLESASALVVSGNTDMVLGDGKMVKIANGSQLMGAVTGTGCMLSAICAAFYAVADNGFDAAVASVVVTGIAGELAAAKLTGPGFFLPLFIDRLYALTEADIHQHLRAEVLCLD; from the coding sequence ATGCACGCCCATGACCTGGCCGAAACTACCTATGAACTTTTTGCTGCATTGCGCGATACAAGACCTCTGGTCCATGTGGTGACCAACTTTGTGGTCATGAACCAGACCGCCAATGTGCTGCTGGCCCTTGGGGCATCCCCCATGATGTCCTGGGCCGAGGATGATGCCGCGTATATGTCCGGTGTCTCGGACGCCCTTTGCATTAACACCGGCACCCCGGTTCCGGATCGGATTTCGGTGATGAAATCCCTGATGGCGTTTGCGGCGGATGCGGGAAAACCTGTTGTGCTGGATCCTGTTGGGGCCGGGGCAGGGCCCCTTCGCACGGATATTGCCCGGGAACTTTGTGAACTTGCCCCCGCAAAAATTATCCGGGGCAACCCTTCGGAAATCTGTGCCCTTGCCGCGGGCCATTCGTCCACCAAGGGTGTGGACAGCGGGATCTCCCCGGAACAGGCCCGGGCCATTTTGACCGGGCACGGGCGGCCCGACAGAGACGCCGATGAATTGCCAAGCGGCGCCGGCGCGCTGCTTGAATCCGCATCAGCCCTTGTCGTCAGCGGAAACACCGACATGGTGCTGGGAGATGGGAAAATGGTCAAGATCGCCAACGGATCCCAGCTCATGGGTGCGGTCACCGGCACCGGCTGCATGCTTTCGGCCATCTGTGCCGCCTTTTATGCCGTGGCTGACAACGGGTTTGACGCGGCTGTTGCAAGCGTTGTTGTTACGGGTATTGCCGGGGAACTGGCCGCAGCAAAGCTGACGGGTCCCGGCTTTTTTCTGCCCCTTTTTATAGACAGATTGTATGCACTGACTGAAGCGGATATCCATCAACATCTGAGGGCTGAAGTTCTTTGCCTTGATTAA
- a CDS encoding methyl-accepting chemotaxis protein encodes MFKKLKISTKFLAIGIFLVSLLSIGLMVFFSYIVQQNTIEAFVSKARSITMAAESVRLEMDEKWLQGILTVEQARSFYEKQQMDKLLNMVPVVTAWRAAMKQSTAGEYEFRVPKFNPRNPKNEPDYGLDYQIEGPALKKIKENGLTEYFVIDKKKNAVRYFLPIKLSETCLMCHGDPATSNEIWGIPNGKDPTGGTMENWRTGEIHGAFEIVQSLAPADKKMKQNTLKALLITVIGLFLVFIGYYFLVKFTVAKPIMDVSDRLKGIAEGDADLTQRLLSVNEDEIGVLIKNFNAFIENMHTMIQQVSIDTKTITSASEQLADISHKMSGTSTETSDRTHNVSMSTDTMSSNLGAIAAAMDEATSNITAMASATEELNTTLAEVAKDSEIARAISTDGVDQSKLASQQISELESIAGNIGEVTATITDISDQTNLLALNATIEAARAGESGKGFAVVAGEIKELSLQTAKATNEIRQQIESVQHAIQKTLKNVSGMEKIVSDINAITLTVAGAVVEQQAATNEITSNISQVSLVIGEIGQKVSESSQMAMKVNTELAEVNHASKDVSLGSQNISSNVKALSSMAENLKQMVEKFKV; translated from the coding sequence GTGTTTAAGAAACTTAAGATTTCAACAAAGTTTTTAGCTATCGGTATTTTTTTGGTGTCACTTTTAAGTATCGGGCTTATGGTTTTCTTTTCTTACATCGTTCAGCAAAATACCATAGAGGCCTTTGTCAGTAAGGCCCGAAGTATTACAATGGCAGCCGAATCTGTCCGACTGGAAATGGATGAAAAATGGCTGCAGGGGATATTGACCGTTGAGCAGGCCCGTTCTTTTTACGAAAAACAACAAATGGATAAACTGCTGAATATGGTCCCGGTCGTGACTGCATGGCGGGCGGCAATGAAACAATCCACGGCGGGAGAGTATGAATTCCGGGTCCCCAAATTTAATCCAAGAAATCCGAAAAATGAACCGGATTACGGCCTTGATTATCAGATAGAAGGGCCTGCATTGAAAAAAATCAAAGAAAACGGACTCACAGAATATTTCGTAATCGATAAAAAGAAAAATGCTGTGCGCTATTTTTTACCTATTAAGTTATCAGAAACCTGTCTGATGTGTCATGGCGACCCGGCCACGTCCAATGAAATCTGGGGCATCCCCAATGGCAAAGATCCAACCGGAGGTACCATGGAAAACTGGAGAACCGGTGAAATCCATGGCGCATTTGAAATCGTTCAATCGCTGGCCCCTGCCGATAAGAAAATGAAACAAAATACCTTAAAGGCGCTTCTTATAACCGTCATAGGATTATTTTTAGTTTTTATCGGATATTACTTTTTAGTGAAATTTACAGTGGCAAAACCCATCATGGATGTATCCGACCGATTGAAAGGCATTGCCGAAGGGGATGCAGATCTCACCCAGCGGCTGTTATCGGTTAACGAAGATGAAATCGGTGTTTTGATAAAAAATTTCAACGCATTCATTGAAAATATGCACACGATGATTCAGCAGGTTTCAATCGATACGAAGACGATTACTTCTGCATCGGAACAACTTGCTGACATTTCACACAAGATGTCGGGAACATCTACTGAAACCTCAGATAGAACACATAACGTTTCCATGTCCACGGATACGATGAGCAGCAATCTGGGTGCAATCGCCGCTGCAATGGATGAAGCAACATCCAACATTACGGCCATGGCTTCAGCCACGGAAGAATTGAATACAACCCTGGCAGAAGTCGCAAAGGACAGTGAAATAGCCCGGGCGATATCAACGGATGGCGTCGATCAATCCAAACTGGCGTCACAACAGATTTCAGAGCTGGAAAGTATCGCAGGCAATATCGGCGAGGTGACGGCAACCATTACTGATATTTCTGATCAAACCAATCTTTTGGCACTCAATGCTACAATTGAAGCCGCCAGAGCAGGCGAATCCGGTAAGGGGTTTGCCGTTGTCGCAGGAGAAATAAAAGAGTTATCCTTGCAGACCGCCAAGGCAACCAATGAAATAAGGCAGCAGATAGAAAGTGTGCAACATGCGATTCAAAAAACCTTAAAAAATGTTTCCGGAATGGAAAAAATTGTTTCCGATATTAACGCCATAACGCTCACAGTTGCCGGTGCTGTGGTTGAACAGCAAGCTGCCACCAATGAAATTACCTCAAATATCAGTCAGGTTTCACTTGTTATTGGGGAAATAGGACAAAAGGTTTCTGAAAGCAGTCAAATGGCCATGAAGGTGAATACAGAACTGGCAGAAGTTAACCATGCGTCCAAGGATGTCTCTTTGGGAAGTCAGAATATTTCATCAAATGTGAAAGCGCTGTCGTCCATGGCCGAAAACTTAAAGCAAATGGTCGAAAAATTTAAGGTTTAA
- a CDS encoding IgaA/UmoB family intracellular growth attenuator, with amino-acid sequence MDTIHGILVLIVFCMSVYSMISYSIRRSANKSNFKKINKKQIPSRKLSPGERSALEPFFFVNGSKKPLKLQGDDVFVLTGKFLRHGIEAQNGRTMHDTIGGVEVVLPYDAAAFLVAEENNAEVVLTEKLAIVVTLNGVFDLAGGEQRDQEQQHEALQWKRGEVGEYAETEQATEADARTKVHIYGQRDETREEMAQRNSPGLGMLPAFLLIIGFVAALYASQAETTTAVTWACAAAIGFTVLSILSFMKGSNRQLSPKPVNRAKGYLNTINLPNPSNSDLHIPQRFLGTKLPVIIPGHWSRFLDRLPEKALDVDIRVEDTRVLSIGSFLSTAEEYRRFPAVYWGRHFTLALVAVIGAIIVFNWMPNSSIDLILSRYAIEGATPVTLTADRADAAAALKQGDLVHINARLRCQLPDNVSGNQLPAPDSRLLKWGGTLPEVDDLDVDEKIKPFLDKEAFQYYQSRLLGLAMQSWLGNNQTYRNPWESQDRVVLLAGWSKLAGQVDDFCSLSAVTASSDAVNRCAALEKQLISDVVRMDGKHYESWEALLAGASKKNKKNTDQGAVYLSTLGSMANQSQDIAESIVFSDAKAKLEKANKSVTGGVLLDLSYRTRDRLNFNTDRADLVSIWSLYQHIGDVKNTRELELTGIVLDNTPDAAGTPVLTLSDNYTQDQAFSALIRVSTLGVLLLLGALHILLMLVNLRRSALRKKQVDQFLDSQMG; translated from the coding sequence ATGGATACCATACACGGAATTTTGGTCCTTATTGTTTTTTGCATGTCTGTTTACAGCATGATCAGCTATTCTATTCGCAGAAGTGCAAACAAGAGCAATTTTAAAAAAATAAACAAAAAGCAGATCCCAAGCCGGAAACTCAGTCCGGGGGAGAGATCCGCCCTTGAACCCTTTTTCTTTGTAAACGGCTCAAAAAAACCCCTGAAGCTTCAGGGCGACGATGTCTTTGTATTGACCGGAAAATTTTTGCGCCACGGCATTGAGGCGCAAAACGGAAGAACCATGCACGACACCATTGGCGGTGTAGAAGTTGTTCTCCCTTATGATGCGGCCGCGTTTTTAGTTGCCGAGGAGAATAACGCCGAAGTTGTGCTCACCGAAAAACTTGCCATTGTTGTTACCCTCAATGGTGTTTTTGACCTTGCTGGAGGAGAACAACGGGATCAGGAACAGCAGCATGAGGCGCTTCAGTGGAAGCGGGGAGAGGTCGGGGAATATGCCGAAACCGAGCAGGCAACTGAAGCGGACGCACGTACAAAAGTGCATATTTACGGGCAGCGGGACGAGACCCGGGAAGAGATGGCCCAGCGTAACAGCCCGGGGCTGGGCATGTTGCCGGCCTTCCTGCTCATTATAGGCTTTGTGGCGGCTCTGTATGCATCCCAGGCAGAGACAACCACCGCCGTAACCTGGGCCTGTGCCGCAGCCATCGGATTTACGGTCTTGAGCATCCTGTCTTTCATGAAAGGATCAAATCGTCAGCTCTCCCCCAAACCGGTTAACCGTGCCAAGGGGTACCTGAATACCATAAACCTTCCCAATCCAAGCAATTCAGACCTGCACATCCCCCAGCGTTTTCTCGGCACCAAGCTGCCTGTCATCATTCCGGGGCATTGGAGCCGATTCCTTGACAGATTGCCGGAAAAAGCACTTGATGTGGATATCCGGGTTGAGGATACCCGTGTCCTTTCCATCGGGTCTTTCCTGTCCACGGCAGAGGAATACAGACGATTTCCAGCCGTTTACTGGGGCCGCCATTTTACCCTTGCCCTGGTCGCCGTTATCGGTGCGATTATTGTCTTCAACTGGATGCCGAATTCGTCCATTGATCTCATACTCAGCCGTTATGCCATTGAGGGTGCCACGCCGGTCACCCTGACAGCGGATCGGGCGGATGCGGCAGCCGCGCTCAAGCAAGGAGACTTGGTCCACATCAACGCCCGGCTACGCTGCCAACTGCCGGACAATGTATCCGGCAATCAACTGCCCGCCCCTGACTCCCGCTTGCTGAAATGGGGCGGGACCCTCCCTGAAGTCGATGACCTGGATGTGGATGAAAAAATTAAGCCTTTTCTTGATAAAGAGGCGTTTCAATATTACCAGTCTCGTTTGCTCGGTCTTGCGATGCAGTCATGGCTGGGAAACAATCAAACCTACAGAAATCCCTGGGAATCCCAGGACAGGGTTGTCTTGCTTGCCGGGTGGTCAAAACTGGCCGGGCAGGTGGACGATTTTTGCAGCCTGTCGGCCGTTACCGCCTCCAGTGATGCCGTGAACCGGTGCGCCGCTTTAGAAAAACAATTGATCTCCGACGTGGTACGCATGGATGGAAAACACTATGAGAGCTGGGAGGCGCTTCTTGCCGGCGCATCAAAGAAAAATAAAAAGAACACGGATCAAGGCGCCGTCTATCTGAGTACACTGGGCTCCATGGCGAACCAGTCCCAGGATATTGCTGAATCTATTGTATTTTCCGATGCCAAAGCCAAATTGGAAAAGGCAAATAAAAGCGTCACGGGCGGGGTACTCCTGGATCTTTCCTATCGGACGAGAGACCGTTTAAATTTCAACACCGATCGAGCTGACCTGGTATCCATCTGGTCCCTCTACCAACATATCGGAGATGTTAAAAACACCCGTGAGCTTGAGCTTACCGGCATCGTGCTGGACAACACCCCGGATGCAGCCGGCACCCCGGTTTTGACCCTCAGTGATAACTATACCCAGGACCAGGCCTTTTCAGCCTTGATCAGGGTCAGCACCCTCGGCGTTCTTCTTCTGCTGGGTGCACTTCATATCCTACTGATGCTGGTCAATCTCAGACGCAGTGCCCTGCGTAAAAAACAGGTAGATCAATTTCTGGATTCACAGATGGGCTAA